From the Helianthus annuus cultivar XRQ/B chromosome 17, HanXRQr2.0-SUNRISE, whole genome shotgun sequence genome, the window GCAAGATCTTCTAGAGTTACAGGTTCTTCAAAAATTGCTGATACGGAAGATATAGGAACTGGATTTTCAATGACTAAGGATGGAACAATTGATCTCTCAACAGCTGCCACACTACTTTCAGCACCCTTTCCCTTATCTTTCATCTGTTCATCAATCTCGGCTTGACGTTTTGCCCTAAGCTCTTCAACTTATATCTCTTCAAATCTTTGTTCAATTGACGTTCCAAGCATATTCTCCACTACTTTATTCAACATGTAGAACTCATGCTCTTTAAATGCTTTTGCAGCCTCAAGCTCTTTGTTTTTCATCTCGAAATACTTGTTCTACTCATCTCTGCGAGCCTTTTCTTCTTCCAACTCTGCCACTCGCACTTTCAGAAAATCAATCTCAGACTGATCTGTATCAACCTTCTTTAACAATGCCTTGTTGTCAGACTCTAATTTCTTCACGCGCATTTCGAGAATCTTTTCACGTTCAGCAACTTTCTTGCTTTCTGCTGTAACTACTTTGTTTTCATTCAACACGTCAACCATCTTCTTTTCTAACTTCTTTACTTGTCCATCGTTTGcaaatcaaaaatctccaaaatCTCCAATATCTTCAAGATTATCCGGAGGAATGTGAAGACCTTTGTGGCCAGAAGAACCAGGAGTTAGTTGAATTTGAGTGAGTGGTGgagtttgaaatatttcttggGAAGTGAATATggtttgttgtggtggtggtgagagaTGTAATGGTGAAAGATGTAGTGGTGatggttgtctgggtggtgttggttgttttggaGGTGAAGATTGTTTTGGAAATGAAGGTTgttgtggaggtgttggttgtcGTGGAGGTGTTTGATGTGGTGGTGATTGTATTGGTGTAGGTTCAGGTGGTGGAGTTGATGGTTTACTGGGTTCTTTGGTtggtttctgtcacacccccaaaatccacatgcggagtacaaccgcttggaggcgtgactaaccaggatcttaaccaccaatcacgTTGAACATCATAAgtatatttaaataaactttcatttattaacaatagTGTACAATATTTcccagtttacagcggaagcatattcaaCTCATTAAGTGTTTGTAAAATCACATGTAAGCTCTTTGTCTTGTGTTGCGTTTCTCTGTGtcccgacccatgaccactccagcttcccagacagcaagttcctttgacatgcacctaaaggcctgcaaggcatgtaacaacaagtcaacaacaatgttgagcgagttcacagttgggtgtacgttttaagtgttttacgaaaacgtagtttgtctttagctggctcacttgccgtgggggtttcccatgtagaAAATATGTTTAACCAGCTAATCTTATTTCCCAAAACGTATCCAtagatggtgggggtttcccatagttaaaaacatgattaatccgtttaccctgtttcccaaacctttttatgatatttagtgggggcttcccatgtgtgtatgtTCTATTAgtaggggcttcccatgtttgcatatacactagactattcgtaaccataagtgttcctcttaacccgagaacagtagtacgtacaagctttacgtaggttttacgtaagtgtccttctttacccgaggacagtggtacgcgtggggtttacgtaggttttacgtaagtgtccttcctgactccggaagacagtagcatgtgtgagtttacgtaggttttacgtaagtgtccttcctgactccggaagacagtagtatgtacttgtttacgtagtttttacgtaagtgtcctgcttaacccgaggaccatggtagatagtctagtaaccgtgtaagtacgagaaattgttcaatcccatcattcaacccattccctttccccgggaatcccatgccttggtaaagagtgtgaactcaccttggtttgctcggtatgttattgcttctagtgttaattaatggttaggtccgttacacacgacctaaggtacattgcacataaactcgatgtaagtgtttacattcaattagggtttacaattccttgatgtccaaCAACTGTGATTCGTGTGATAATTGTGTATAGAATGACATGGCACagattgttcatacatacagtatcatccagtAACATACAGTATCATATAGTCACATACAGTAGCATACAGTAGCATGTTATTCCTCATACAGGGTTTTGAACTTGGCACCATAAATAACTCGGATCCCCAGTGTTAACATCAGTCTCTAACACTGGTGTTTACAAGTAAACTCGGATCATACATCACTTTGTAAAGTTCGGACTATATAAATATCATGTGAAATTCGGACCACCATCAAAACATAAAACTCAGAACAAGCCATCAAGCATAAAAGTCGGGCCTTATGTGTAACACAAAAAATTTCGGACAAACACAACATTGCAAAAGGTCGGACCCTACTTAACATTACAAAATTCGGACTACACCATTCACAATCAAATTCGGACTAACATCAATCAAAGAAATTCGGACAAGCATtgcctttaaaactcggaccatactaTCTTGTATAAAGTTCGGACCCTATAATacttcacaaagtcggaccattTAAATCAGTCCAAAAGTCGGACCACATATggtcataaaagtcggaccatgagtATTCATTCAGAACTTCGGACCTTCATATTCATTCACAAAGTCGGACTCTTATATCATATCAACAATTCGGACCTTATTATCATTTCAAGAGTTCggatcttattaaggagaaagtTTACGTTGAATACGAATGGTGTCCTCATAGATGTGCTTATTGTAAAATTTTTGGTCATGATGATAATACTTGTCCGAAACAGATCAGACAGGTCACAAAAGCTCCTGGCAAAGTTCAACAAACTCAACAAGTGTCTAAGAATAAAGAGGCTCCAAAGAAACCGATGATCGACAAGGATGGGTTTATGGATGTTGATTCTAAAAAAGCGGCCAAAAGAACAGGATTCCCTATGTCTAAACCGAAGCAAAAATTTGAATACCGTCCTATCTCCTCTAAAgctagcggaagtagtagcaaaTCTGATCCAAGGGCTAGCTCGTCTAATCCTTTTGATGTGTTTAATGATTCCAAGTTAGCTAATGAGGCTGAACGGGTGGGAAATAGAGATGATCCTTATGGTTCGGATGACGACGAAGTCGAGGAAATTTATAATGAAACCGATGAGTTTCTGGTTAGTGGGACTTTAAAACCTGATAATCcacaaggggcaagcactccttctccGAATGTTATCAATGGTTAGCATTGCTTCATGGAATattagggggttgaaccgccctctgAAACAAACGGAGGTTCGTCAGGCAGTCAAGGATTATAGTTTGAGCTTATGTGCTATCTTAGAATCGCATGTTGATGTCAGCAAGCTTGGTCACATTTGTAAATCGATTTTTCGCTCATGGGATTGGACGTCTAATGGTGCTCGGTGTAAAAAAGGTACAAGGATTATTATTGGGTGGAACCCAGCTGTTTTTGATGTCATGGTATTATCTCAGACGGATCAGGTTATTCACCTACAACTTTTTTTCAAGCTGGATAAGAAAATGATCTTTTGCTCGATTGTTTATGCCGCTAATTATCATGTTACTCGAAGGGAATTATGGCATCATTTGGCTCTACATAAAGTGTTTGTCGGGAATAATCCCTGGGTTGttttgggtgatttcaattctgCTTTAAATCTAGAAGATAAGTCGATGGGCTCCTCGACCGTGTCTGCTAGTATGAAAGAGTTTCAAGATTGTGTAAATAAGATTGAGATGTTCGATATCAAAAGGTCAGGTTTGCATTATACTTGGAATCAAAAGCCTAAGAAAGGGATTGGGTTGCTTAAGAAGATTGATAGAGTGCTGGGGAACACGCAATTTGTCACCCAATGCCCGAGTGCAGTTGCTATCTTTCAGCCGTATCGGCTTTCAGATCATTGTCCTTGTGTCCTATCTATTCCTGATGCTGGTATCCTGAAGCCGCGGTCTTTTAAATTTGCTAACTTTTTGGTTTACAAACCAGAATTTATGGAGATTGTGAAGAGGGTTTGGGAGACGAGAATTCAAGGTGTTCATCAGTTTTGTGTTGCTAAAAGGCTTCGACTTCTAAAGACTCCTCTCAGGGCGCTTTTATTTAAGCAGGgtaatttacataaaaaaagtGGAAAGCCTTCGTGATAAGCTAGATAATCTGCAGAAACTAATTGACAAGGAGCCGAATGATGAAAGTTTACGGACTCAAGAGGCTACTAGTACTAGTGAACTTCAAGAAGCTATGTTGGATGAGGAACGCTTTCTGAAACAAAAATCTAAAGTCGATTGGTTGAGGGCTGGGGATAATAATACGGCTTTCTTTCACTCTTCGGTTAAATGTAAGAATCACCATAGCCGTATTGATGTTATTAGAGATTCGGGAGGTGTCGTTTTTGAAGGTGATAAAGTGCAACATGCCTTTGTGGATCATTATGAGAAATTTTTGGGCTGCAATGGAGATACGTCGACCAGTCCGGCTCCGGACCTTTTCACCCAAATATTGGATCCTCAGATTGCTACTCATATGGTCAGACAAGTGACTGAAGATGAAGTCAAAAAGGCTATGTTCTCTATTGGTATTAATAAAGCGCCAGGTCCGGATGGTTTCACAGCGGCGTTTTTCAAGAGTGCTTGGCCTATTGTCGGGAATGATGTTTCTAAGGCTATTATTGATTTTTTTGACACCGGTCATTTGCTCAAAGAGTTGAATCATACCCTTATTGTGCTTGTGCCTAAGGTTCCTTCACCATCCGTTGTTACGGATTATAGGCCGATTGCTTGTTGTAATGTCATTTACAAGTGCATAAGCAAGATCATTGCGGATAGACTGAAGGGGGTTCTAGCTAATATTGTTAGTATAAACCAGTCCGCTTTTGTTCCTGGCAGGAAGATTTCTGATAACATCTTGTTAACCCAAGAGCTGATGCACAATTACCATAGGAATGTCGGCCCTCCAAGATGTGCTTTTAAAATTGATATCCAAAAGGCCTATGATACGGTTGATTGGAAATTTCTCAAAAATATCCTCCTTGGTTTTGGGTTCAATGATTTGATGGTGAACTGGATCATGGTATGTGTCTCTACTACATCGTATTCTGTGTGTATCAATGGCAATGTGCATGGGTATTTCAAAGGTAATCGTGGCCTTCGTCAGGGTGATCCTCTCTCCCCGTATTTGTTTACTCTTGTTATGGAAGTTTTAACGGCCATTTTGCACCATTCGTTAAGGATTGATTCATCCTTCAAGTTCCATAATAAATGTGAAAAGCACCAAATTATCAACCTCTGTTTTGCAGACGATCTATTTCTCTTTGCTAGAGGGGAGATTGCTTCGGCTAGGTACCTTATGAACTCTATTTCTAAATTTGCGAAGATGTCGGGTCTCCTCCCTAATAATCAGAAAAGCACTGTCTTCTTTTGTAATGTTCCAAGTTATATTAAAAGTGCTATCCTGAGTATCATGCCTTTTAAGGAGGGTTCTTTGCCTGTGCGGTATCTTGGTGTCCCACTTATCTCGTCGGGTTTGTTATATAGAGACTGTAATGTCCTGTTGGAGAAATTAGACAAAAGAATCATGCATTGGAGAAATAAGCTTCTCTCTTTCGCAGGTAGAGTGCAGCTAATTGTCTCTGTGTTATCGTCTATGCATATTTTCTGGTCATCTGTGTTTATGCTTCCGAGTAGAGTTGTTCTCGAGTTGGAGGCAAAGATGAGAAATTTTTTGTGGTCGCAAGATATGGTATTCCAGAAAGGCAAAGCTAAAGTTTCTTGGAAAGCAGTTTGCCTTCCTAAATATGAAGGGGGGTTGGGTATTCGGCGTATCGGTGATGTAAACAAAGCCCTTATGGCTAATCACATTTGCAGTATTCTTAAGAGGAGGAAGTCTTTGTGGGTGGATTGGGTTCATGTTTACAGGTTAAAAGGTAAGAGCTTTTGGATTGCCAAAATGCCCTCTTCGTGTAGCTACTCGTGGCGTAAGATTCTTAATCTTCGTCCGGTTTTGAGGGATTTCTTTTGGATTGATATTGGCAATGGGGCCTTGGCTTCGGCTTGGTTCGACCGTTGGAGTGACATTGGGCCGCTTGGGGAATTTATATCGCCAAGAGTTATTTCTAATGCTGGGTTCCGGTTAGAGGATTCGGTTTCTGACATTCAGGCCAACGGTCAGTGGAAGTGGCCGGTTGCTTGGAGGGATCTCTTTCCTGTTCTAATTCAGCTAGATCATGTCAATATCCGGCCGAATAATCCTGATAGAGTTATGTGGCGTGATGGTAATAACACAAGTGTTTTCTCGTCTTCGGAGGCTTGGAATTCGGTTCGTTTCAAAGGTACAGAAATAGATTGGTGCACTATTGTCTGGTTTAACCAATGTATCCCGAGGCATGCTTTTTTGATGTGGCTGATTATGAGAGGTAAACTTCTCACGCAGGATAAGATTCTTAAGTGGGATATCTCTCGTAGAAAGACGATGAATATGATGTGTTGTCTGCTTTGCTATGCTAATCATGACTCTCATAGCCATTTGTTCTTCGAATGTGAATTTTCCACGAAAGTTTGGTATATCGTGAGGCAAAAAGTGGGCATGAGTACGGTTCAACCTAAGTGGGAGGATATCATCAATTGGCTTCGTGATCGGTCCAAATCAAAGTTAGCATCTGATTATGTTGCGAAGCTGCTGGTGGCGGCATGTGCTTATGTTATTTGGCAGGAGCGTAATTTCAGGATATTCAAGAATCGGATGCGTCCTCCAGAGACTGTTAGTGAAAATATCATTAGTTTGGTTAGATACAAGCTAATGGGTGCGAGATTGAAGACAACGGAAAATGTGCGAAGACTTTGGAGGGAGTGGGAGATTCATGGCAACGACATTGTAGATGATGGTGGCTGAGTAATTTTGTGTCTTTTTACATTGGTTTGGTCTAGATTGTAGTCTAGTGGGTCGGTTTCAGTTTAATTTGTAtttcttggttgatttctttgtttctactttcatggggcatgtcccatgattgaactagtgtacaCTCCCTACACTACTTGGTTTTtattggttgtgaatatatagaatcaccggggtaaccctttacccaaaaaaagtcggaccatgtaattgccaaaaagtcggacaagatcatcacaaagtcggacaaggctATGGAATTCGGACCCCATGTGTTAAATCAAAGAGTTCGGACCATGTTTACACAACACAAAAGTCGGACTATTCATAACATaggaaactcggaccatatgattCTATAATATTCGGACCATTACATaagcaaaactcggaccattCATTATAACAAAAGTTCGGACTTTTACAagcataataaagtttggatCATACAATCATCATGTGAATGTTCAAGTGCAATGTAACTGTTACGTTTTTacgatcaagaaccctaatttcatattCGCAGTGCAGTAATCAAATCCACAATCAAACATTCTATCATAACAGTCATCTTAACATTCAGCAAGTGATTTCACAACTaatcataaccatttcacaatactcagaattgatcaataaacacagaaccattacatgtagaactagggtttttgcatgaatcaaacaatcactgattaacaacaaataaccattaaaaaattaccttggattgattctagataaagagagcaatcaagagtgatgattgagagcttgccaatgatgaagaagatgattgtagagaggattggAGGATGTGAAAGTACGTATGTTGATTTTTGTGAGATGATTAGTGAAGGAGGTTAGGGTTAAGGGTGattaaggtttcactaactactctactcacccctaagtatcatcttttacataaaacacccatcacaatataatttatagtttcatcaccaagttcatgtatttgtcaacacttaacacataaccatgcacaatcacaatacactttattgaaccaaaacgtatacagttacaaagcaaaccaattgtgcaagtaagcaactaaacagacaatgaacgtgcaataaatgcgaaagtggaatctcggaaactcgagttgtcacagtttctTCTTCAACACAATCTTCGTCTTTGTAATCTTCGTAGTAACTTTCTTGATTTTCGGAGATACAATCCTTTTCTTTGCACCTGCTTTCTTTTTGCCGCTTGAAGGTGATTATGATTCAGAAACATGCTCTGGAGATGGAACGTATGCAGTATCATCTTTCTCCTGTCTCTTCCTTTTCCTTAACTGCTTTTCTTTCTCTGTAGCTTCTTGAATTCTTCTTAGACATTCATTCTCATCTATTTCCTCATCTGAAGAACTCGAAGAGCTTGTTGTACTTTTATGACATCATCACCTTCAACGTCATCAAGAACCTTCTCTTTCTCAGCTTCCACATTAACTGCTTGCTCAGACACTAAATCATCAACATTAAGCATCACTTGATCAATATCAGCATACGGATCTTCCTCCGCAGTAACCACCGGCTCTTCAACCTCCGGCTCATCAATCAATAACGTCTTAGCCagtttcttttgtttcttcttcgGCTGCGATGAAGACCCCTCACCCTCCTATGATTTAGGGGTAACTTTTTTGCCTCTCCTCCTCGTTTCTTTGACAAACCAATCATTTCGGGTGGTTTTGAACTCCTCAAGAGTTTTTAGCTCATCAGCATAGGCTGCttccttcatttcttcttcatttctCCAGTTTTGATGATCAACTGGATCAGGATCAACGTAGTTCACATCTTTGATATATCCGAAGAATTCAGCTACTACTTTTGGTTCTGGATGGTTTGGGTGATATCTAGCAAGCTGTTTGAGAGAATCATTGCTCATGTGTGACTGAACTAACAAATCATTCTTTAAATCCCGTCCAATCTCTGGATATGCATGATCGATCAGCATCTGCACAAATCTTGGATAAGTCCAAGTTTGACTCTTTGTAGTAATATTCTTGGCCATATAATGAAAGATAATATGCGAGAAATTATATTTCTTGTTCAGAACTAACGCAGTAACCATGTTCATCTAATAATCGCGCATTGTATCGTACCCTCCTTTGGTATGACTAAGTGACATCAATATACAATGAATAATAAACTTGTAGGGTTTCTGGAATTTTGAATTCAAATAATTTCCAACATTCAATGCACCCACAAATCCCATCCTGAGCATACAACCCTTGACCATCCGTTCTGGAAACTTTGTTGGCGGTTCTGCATCGTCCGGAAAATTCACAACCTCACGAATGAGTGCCTCAGTAACAACAATTTCCTTCTTTTCATTATGCACCTTCACAATTGAATGAATTGCTTTGTTTGCCTCATCATACTTTGAATGCTTCCAGAATCGTTTAATATGTGACTTGTACAATGGACGTTGATCAGTCAAAGCCTTTTGAATTGGTATTCGACCCATGAACTCCAAAATACTGCTGAATTTGGCCAATTCTGTATTTTTCTTCACATCAAGGtcacaacaactgttgtgaagaggatcaaaAATCACACTTGAACCCTACAAGCAACACAACATACAATGAGTCCACACTTAGAAAATTCAGTATAAAAAACAATTACAAGTGAAAACACATGTAATGACAAAACATTACAAGCGAAATCACCCTAAttgatttggagcgaaatcacataacACTCAGAAGCGAAATCAGGTTGACACTTAGAAGCGGAATCAGCTAATGCAAATTGGAGCAGAATCACATTAACACACTTAGAAGCGAAATCACAAAAATTACTCTAGGAGCGGAATCAGGAAAGTGACATAGGAGGGAATCACCACCTCAGTTTTGGGGCGGAATTAACATTCATTTGCACTTTCAGGCGAAATCAAAATCAATCTTTTAAAAAACTATCAGATCATTAAATTGAAATGGTTAACATGTTAATCTGTTCAATCCGACAATAGGGTTATGTTTTGATTTCAATTTTGACCTCTGAAACATCCTAGATCTAAGTCTGCAACACCCATACATCGTCAAACATGAAATTTGTTCAGATCTGTAACGATTAACACACAAATACATGAGCTACTCCCTAAACCAACAACATATGATTCATTTCATGTTCAGATTTAACAGTTAAACCCCTAAAACTAAGTTTTGTTCATCATCAAATGCCGACAGTTCAAATAACAGATATCGAACAAATTGAAACTCAAAT encodes:
- the LOC110924764 gene encoding uncharacterized protein LOC110924764 codes for the protein MVKDVVVMVVWVVLVVLEVKIVLEMKVVVEVLVVVEVFDVVVIIRQVTKAPGKVQQTQQVSKNKEAPKKPMIDKDGFMDVDSKKAAKRTGFPMSKPKQKFEYRPISSKASGSSSKSDPRASSSNPFDVFNDSKLANEAERVGNRDDPYGSDDDEVEEIYNETDEFLVSGTLKPDNPQGASTPSPNVINESHVDVSKLGHICKSIFRSWDWTSNGARCKKGTRIIIGWNPAVFDVMVLSQTDQVIHLQLFFKLDKKMIFCSIVYAANYHVTRRELWHHLALHKVFVGNNPWVVLGDFNSALNLEDKSMGSSTVSASMKEFQDCVNKIEMFDIKRSGLHYTWNQKPKKGIGLLKKIDRVLGNTQFVTQCPSAVAIFQPYRLSDHCPCVLSIPDAGILKPRSFKFANFLVYKPEFMEIVKRVWETRIQGVHQFCVAKRLRLLKTPLRALLFKQDNLQKLIDKEPNDESLRTQEATSTSELQEAMLDEERFLKQKSKVDWLRAGDNNTAFFHSSVKCKNHHSRIDVIRDSGGVVFEGDKVQHAFVDHYEKFLGCNGDTSTSPAPDLFTQILDPQIATHMVRQVTEDEVKKAMFSIGINKAPGPDGFTAAFFKSAWPIVGNDVSKAIIDFFDTGHLLKELNHTLIVLVPKVPSPSVVTDYRPIACCNVIYKCISKIIADRLKGVLANIVSINQSAFVPGRKISDNILLTQELMHNYHRNVGPPRCAFKIDIQKAYDTVDWKFLKNILLGFGFNDLMVNWIMVCVSTTSYSVCINGNVHGYFKGNRGLRQGDPLSPYLFTLVMEVLTAILHHSLRIDSSFKFHNKCEKHQIINLCFADDLFLFARGEIASARYLMNSISKFAKMSGLLPNNQKSTVFFCNVPSYIKSAILSIMPFKEGSLPVRYLGVPLISSGLLYRDCNVLLEKLDKRIMHWRNKLLSFAGRVQLIVSVLSSMHIFWSSVFMLPSRVVLELEAKMRNFLWSQDMVFQKGKAKVSWKAVCLPKYEGGLGIRRIGDVNKALMANHICSILKRRKSLWVDWVHVYRLKGKSFWIAKMPSSCSYSWRKILNLRPVLRDFFWIDIGNGALASAWFDRWSDIGPLGEFISPRVISNAGFRLEDSVSDIQANGQWKWPVAWRDLFPVLIQLDHVNIRPNNPDRVMWRDGNNTSVFSSSEAWNSVRFKGTEIDWCTIVWFNQCIPRHAFLMWLIMRGKLLTQDKILKWDISRRKTMNMMCCLLCYANHDSHSHLFFECEFSTKVWYIVRQKVGMSTVQPKWEDIINWLRDRSKSKLASDYVAKLLVAACAYVIWQERNFRIFKNRMRPPETVSENIISLVRYKLMGARLKTTENVRRLWREWEIHGNDIVDDGG